The DNA region gtaatataattaatatattattagttgaacAAAATTTCTAAAAAGTTAGTCGGTGatgtttagtatatattattaattaatcgtgttagtatattattattcgtATCGTATTGGTGCAATGTtagtatattataaaatattataaattcgaAATTCATCACAgtcatattaaaattatattttatctttaacaatttttaaaaatctcacatttaacttttcctctaaGTTCTTACCTTcgaatgaaaatttttaaattacgggtgataataaattaaatttaaataacctcacaaattcttaatcaaacttattatcatttatcaacctcaaaaatccttaaataacaatattatcTACTAAATTCCAATATTCAATTGGAAATATCATGTCTTTATTACCAATATTATAGTTAAATAAAGCTGCGTTACATTTGCATGGAAGGGAGAGACCCACTCCGAAATATCATGTCTTTATTACCGACTAAATTCCGACCGAATTTTGGTAGGAAAATTTCCGACTAAAATTTAGTCGGAAGAAAATAAGATATAAATTTCCTTTTTTCCAATTTAAAATTCCAACCAAAAATTAATTCAGTAGCAATTTCGTAGGAAATTCCGACTAACGCCTGTCAATCGAAAAATCAATCGATAATTTTCAACTGTTTAAAATTAGTCGGTGGATTTTAGTCGAAAAgtgtttttaaaatcttttttaatgaTGGGTAAATGACCAAAGTTGGAAGTTTGTGTGTATCTTGAATTGTAATGAAcatatataagaaataaagcTAAATGGTTGACTATAGCATTACCATTGTTGAAACatgaaaataagtattaatatactaagtaataatttatattaaatactCCTATGTTGTcttttgttcttttcatttactattttgcataatttttagagtaattttttagtctcaatatctctaaacaTGTATCATAAAAACTatataataaaggaaaaattaccttaaATAATCCAaagttttcatgattttcctacaataatcccacatattgattaaccatgaataatcccaactttttgGGTTTTCCCAGAGTAAACCCGGTAACCAGATAACTTGCTACAACAAGTTTTATTGTTTTAGAAAAAGAtagataaatcaaaataaaatattaaaaaaaacgttaaaaaattgttaaaaagatttttaacttttatatcattaagaattttttatataaattttcaaaattttttcctctaatttgacattaattttcattttagtttttttttttgaattacctATTATAGTAGGTCATTGGGATATCCAAGTTTACTTTAGATAAATACCCTCTAAAGTTAGGATCATTCATGGTTCAATAGTTGGGAttgttgtaggaaaatcatgaaaatattggattgttctaggtaatttttcctataatgaatatataataaaaaattatacatcaaaacgaatctaacaagaccTTATGTAAATATATTTAGTCTATTACATGTCGATCCGGAACAAAATTTTctcatttaagatattaaagtggaatatattaaatgagaaaaacattAAAGTTAGAACATTGTGAGTATTAAAGCATTGTTAACAATGatctttgtgttttttttttgaaatgaaaataatgatcTTTGTTAAAGACTTAAAGTTCATCAGTACAAACTGGAACTTTGTCTTTTTAACAATGACCTAAAGCTGATCGACCTTCCAAAAAATTGTCCCACGCGGTTATCAAATGACCTAGTGTTGCAAACGGTACATtgctaatatttttttaaaaaaattataggaggGGTAGTGTTGCAAACAGTACATtgctaatatttttttaaaaaaattatagaaggGGAAGTAACTAAAGTAAAAGTTTTTCGcgtgttaaaaaaaattattttcttaattcaataaatttcaaaaaaaatatataatacaaaatgttatatttttttgatatcaATTTTTGGGATTTGGGATTTGGGATTTTCCCCGGTGATTATGGTTCGCTATCGCCAAATGAGAAAAGCTAGGAAAGGGGAAGGGGTTAGGGAAACTAGGAACTAGgaatcacaattttttttacctatGGGCACCTTCCTACACATGCCCCCATGTCTATCTACCCGTGCTAACTTATGTGGGAGACATTTTATCGTATTAggttaatataatattattgtcACTGTTGTAAGATGAAGTTGTTTGGATCTTATACTtcaattatttcaattaaaaaaaaagcaataaaaattaCTCCTATAAAATAAATCATATCATTCAAAGTAactaataaatttttgtaaaaaagtcaaacttaaaataatataaatatatatatataaaaaacattgttttaaaaataaataaagttggATGTCAATTTGACAAACTTacaaaaaagaatattttttagtattttcTCCGTTCTATTATATACTTCCAACTGATGGTGATATTTTCTCACATAATATATCATAATCAGTTataagtatttcagaacagagGTAATAAATAATAGAGTACTCTTTATCCCACTTTGTTATATTTAACCTCAAAGACTCTCACATCAATATACGTAACGTAACGTAGAAATCTCAACGAAAAATTATTAAGCATAATCACACATCCCATAAACACAATATTGTCCAATTAAGCACTTATTGTTGCATCTCCCGCAATGCCTCTTATCATACGCTTTGTCAACGCACTTTCCATTGCAACAATCATACGTAAACTTACACTTTTTATGGCAAGCTCCACAATTATTCTTATCAATGTTGAGATCAAAGCATTTATTCCCACAACATGTGTAGTTTTTTCCATACATAATGTCACAAACTTCATAATCCTTGTGACAATGATCAGCCGGCTTTAAGCTTCTTCCATGGTGTAGATAATCTTTATTGTGTTCAGCTAGAAACCGACTTACGGGCCTCTTCGAGGGAACTACCACCGGGCTGGTGGGCTGGTGTAGGGTTTCGTGATGGTTTTGGTGGGTTATGTTAATGGAGCTTAATGCAATAATGGATATTGCTATGGTGATTGCGATCAAGGCAAAAACCTTGATGACCATTGTGGgccccattttttttttttttttttttgtattatatgAGGTTGTGAAGCTTTGAATATGTATACACAAGTTATATATAGTTAGATTAATGAGTTGTGTTGAGTTGGGTTTGGAGGGTGTTGGAGGAGGTATTGATGGTATTTATAATGGGAAGGAGTTGACTGTTTAAAAAGGGAAAGGATGGTGAGAAGGGTACATTTTGTGGGTGGTGATGTATGGAGTGTTTTTCAATTAACATGGTGAGAAATGACTAAAATTCGAAGTTTGTGTGTTTCTTGCATTGTGGGGAAGTAAGGAAAAAGGGTGTGTGACAATTGAATTAATATTGTTGCTTTAACTAAATACTCGTTGTCATTTAGTCTTATTTAGACATGTCAAAAACTAATTCGATTTAAACCTAATTCGAAATAAGCGGGCTTAGATTGATATTTTTggcccaattaattaaatggatcGACCCAGTCTAATTATTTCATTAACTAGGTTAAGTTAAgatgaaaattttaaacctaaaaTAAACTTGTTACTACAATTAGGAAAGTGTTTAGCGACAAAGGGTTTTTTGTTGCTTATATTGTCACAAAACGggtttaacaacaaaaaaaggCAACAAAACCTATAGTCGCTAAAAAAATTTGACGTTATCTTGGCGACAAAAGCAATAAATTTGTCGCATACATTGTCGCTAAAATGATTTCCAGGTTATAAGaaaaatttaactatttttcattattataaaataataatagtaatttttactcttattatttaacaataataacaaatattcaattttttttataaataatactcaaaaactatatataaacaacaaaagtaattaaaataaaatttaataaatacactaatcttaaaaaaaattaaatattatatatatatatatatatatatatagacacacacacacacaataataaacataaaaatacaaaacataaaaataaccTCCACGACTAGAAAGACTACCACCGCTGCAGCTATTATGCGCTCCCGAGAACCACTAGATCCACCAGGGCTACCTCCCATATCACCATCCCAACTTTGACGACCACCTACTCCTGATCCACGACCTGCATTACTGTTTTCTCTTTGTGATGCATTTCGTAATTGTTGGCATGTCTCTTTAAGAGCTTGTAAGTGCCTTCGCATTTCCTGTATAGATTCTCAAGTAGAGTTGTTCTTGTCGAGTTGAGCTTGTATGAACATCTAAAATTCATGCATATACCGCTCAAGTTCTTCATCTTGAGTAGCTTTGGGGTTTTCAAAGTAACTTCTCCAAAACTCAGGGGTTTTAGAGTAACCTTAAAATCAACTATACATtcttaagtcttatctcaaaaaGTGATCTTCTATCTAATCCCAGCCAATTTTTTCCGATTAGTCTCTAATGTTTTGTACTAGATTATAACTAAGATTTTTGGTATCTAGAATTCGTCCTTCTCTCAACTCTCTCATATATCCTAATCAAAATAGCTTCCTGCCAGGAAGGCGGACAAAGGTTAATTATTTAACTGCTTTTGAAGTGCTCCATTCATGCATGTCAAAAAAGGTGGAAAAGGCTTCTTTTCTCTTAAGATTGATCTCAAAGAAGCCTATGACAGTGACGATTGCAGTTTTTTCAGACAATAAATTCTCCATCATAGATTTGATGAGTCTTCTATAAACTATATTTATGTGTTGTATTTCCTCCTccaatatttctattttgagTAATGGCTTTCCATTCGCCCTTTTCACACCCTTTAAAGGGATTCGCCAAGAAGACCCCATCTTCCCCTATCAGTTTATTCTCTACATGGAAACCTTGTCTAGAAAATAAAGCTCACGATAAACCGAAGTCTCTAGATAATTTTCTCCTTAAAAGGTAATATAGCCTCTATTTCCCACCTTATGTTTGTTGATGACCTCCTCCTCTTTGGTGAAGCTGACATCGAAACTATCTTATATTTTAAAGATGTTCTTCTTGAATTTAGTTTGAATCTAGACTGTCTACTAAAAATGTACCCTCTTCCTCTCAAGAAATTCCCCTAGTTTAACCAAGAATGCTATCTTTGTCCTCATCTCCATCCCAAATTCTAATTTCCTTGGCTCTTAGTCTTACCTACAATTTCCTCTCCTAGACAAGCGTCCTTCTCTCTCTACTCTCTATGAAATCACCCACAAATCTCTCAGAGACTAGCATACTAGAAATCAAAACTTCTCTCCAAAGCGGGTTGCCTTGTGAACATTAACTTTGTCCTCAGCAACATCCCTTCTTACACATCTTCTTGCATTAGGTGCCCCAAAGCCTTAAGCTTAAAAATTGACCAAATCATTAGAAATTTCTTATGGGGTTCCTTTATCTTTTCCCTCAGAAAACTTCACTTGGTTGCCTGGAAATACATCTCTGCCACTAAAAACCTTGAGGGCTTGGGTATCGGACAAAATGACTTGGCCAATCAAATTGTCTAACTAATAATCTTCCATTCACCCCTTCAATCGAGGGTCCCATATCTGGAAAATATGAGGAAAGTTTGGGCCTCTTCGAACATTCTGCTACCTAGAACATGAGCTTATCTTTTAACCTCTCC from Amaranthus tricolor cultivar Red isolate AtriRed21 chromosome 3, ASM2621246v1, whole genome shotgun sequence includes:
- the LOC130808826 gene encoding stigma-specific STIG1-like protein 3 — protein: MGPTMVIKVFALIAITIAISIIALSSINITHQNHHETLHQPTSPVVVPSKRPVSRFLAEHNKDYLHHGRSLKPADHCHKDYEVCDIMYGKNYTCCGNKCFDLNIDKNNCGACHKKCKFTYDCCNGKCVDKAYDKRHCGRCNNKCLIGQYCVYGMCDYA